TCACaatacttttctctctccattggGATCTCATCCAAGGGGGCACCGATCCTCTTCTCCTTTCCACGCCGCGGGACCAGATCGTCGCCGCCGCGGATTCCAAGATGATCACAATCCCTTACATCACCGCCCTTACCACATACTTCAGCTACGGCCTCCTCTTCGCATTCGGCCAGCTCCGCGATTTTTTCCGCAAAATTTTCGACTGGTGGTCCAAGAGCAGCCTTCAGGTATTCCTACTCTACACTCAACCATTTCAGCGATCTGTATGCATCAAATACATGTTTCTCTCTCGGATTTGATTCTCATACGATGCGTCTTTCCTTTATTTTGATTGTGGAAGGGCTACGCGCCAATCTGCTTGGGGCTTGAGGATTTCTATGTTCGGAGATTGTATCTACGGATTCAGGTTATCTTCTCTCTATATCTCTCTGTGTCTGTGTATTATGTTCTAGCTCTGTAATTAGAATTCTAGAGTATTTGTTTTTGGTGATCTTTAGTGACACACATCTTGTGAGTAATGCTACTTCTAGAGGGTTTTTGTTTTTACTCTCACTTTGGCTTAGATATTTCTATTTCTCTTAAATGCCAAATGCCTTGTCCGAACTAGATTTTCACGTTCTCCTTCAATGGCGAATGCTAGAATGTTTCACTGCAAATCGGTGAAAAATAAGAGTAGAGTCTATATGAAGTGTAAACTAGTAACAAGGTTAATACATGACATTTTATCTCCATCAATTGGAGTTGATATTCGCAAAAAAACTTGTATTTTTCTTTGGTATAGAATATGAATGTATTTTAGACATCGTCAAAAGTTAAAAGCATTGGCAATACTCATGTAATTTGCAGGATTGCTTTAATAGACCAATATCAAGCTCTCCTGATGCTTGGTTTGATTTGGTGGAGCGTATCTCTAATGACAACAACAAAACTTTAAAGTAAGTATCTGTTTGTTGGTGGTACAAGCTATGGCCTTTTCTATTTCTGGttccataattttattttagaaaatctaTCCTTAATACAATAACAATTGCCATCAACTTGTTACGGTACCATATGGAGgttaaattaaagaaaatcaaataaatatttttttgaaacaTGATTTCCTCATGTAAAAGCTGTACTTTATTTTGTACAGCCATTCTGAGTAGAAACTAATTTATGCAGGCGAACCACAAAAGTGAAAAGATGTCTGAACCTAGGATCTTATAACTATTTGGGGTTTGCGGCAGCAGACGAATACTGCACGCCACGTGCAATTGAGACATTGAAGAATTTTGCCCCTAGCTCATGCAGTACACGGGTTGATGGAGGTAAATTAGTTTATTAGCTATACTATACCTTATTTTGCTCTTTACATTTATATTGACAAGTTATACTATGTGATCAGGCACTACCACATTGCATGTTGAATTAGAGAAGTGTGTAGCTAATTTTTTGGGAAAGGAAGCTGCTATAGTTTTTGGCATGGGTTATGCCACAAATTCTGCCATTCTTCCTGTATTAATGGGGAAGGTATGCCAGTTTGTTAAACTGGTATTATCTGATGGTTCTTTATTGTCAGTggtacttattttatttcaaaatttgcaGGGACGTCTGATTATCAGTGACTCGCTGAATCATAACTCTATTGTTAATGGTGCTCGGGGATCTGGAGCCACTATACGGGTTTTTCAGCATAATAGTATGTCTAGAATTCCTCATTTTTTCCTCAAAACTGAAATATCTgcaaatattattaaataactttaagtgttttattttgtttttgaatcCTTCCTTTAGCACCGTCTCATTTGGAGAAAGTTCTCAGAGAACAAATTGCTGAGGGACAGCCAAGAACCCACAGACCTTGGAAGAAGATAATGGTCGTAGTGGAAGGAATCTACAGCATGGAAGGGGAACTGTGCCAGCTCCCTGAGATTGTTGCCATATGCAAGAAATACAAGGCAATTTCTAAGCAAGCCAGCTTCTTCTTTTTGTTCAATAATCACCAATCTTTTATTTCAACTTGAAATGTTTTGATTCAAATGATGCCTGGTCCTTCATTGTTGTGAATGACCTGTCTGTATTAGAATCATTCTAATTTGGTATTATGGTAACTTAAATAaggtttctttttcttcttaagAAAGAAATCCGAAACTTCAATTTCACAGGCATGCTACATTGgacctctttttttttctctgtttCCTAAACTGCCTTTTCTCTGTATCTCCACATCTAACCTCGTCTATTCGTGTGATTTTCCTTTGTAACAGGCATACGTTTATCTAGATGAGGCACACAGCATTGGAGCTGTTGGAAAAACTGGAAGGGGCGTCTGTGAGCTGTTAGGCGTTGATACTGCAGATGTAGATATTATGATGGGAACTTTCACAAAATCATTTGGATCATGTGGTGGCTATATTGCAGGATCTAAGGTTCTTTCCATTATAACATAACAGTTTTTCTATGATGTGGCtgcatatttaaatttacatcgTTGTTGAGAGCTAGCAATTTTGTTCCGGTTTCTGACTATGTacaaatgtataaaatatgataatataaAATTCTTGCTTTATAAGTGCCCTTTTTTGTTTTCAGATATATATTTGGTTATAATCTCttgattttatgtaaattttactTGTACTGGGGATATTCAGTAATGATTTCCAAATCACTGTCATTTCTTAATTGCCTGATCTTATTCTTTATAAAGAGAAGGAACTGTTAGTCTCTTATGCCCTATATGTTATGCATGCCATCATCGTGAACTCTGTTATCATTTCTGTGACCAAATTATACATTGTTGTTTTCTGCAGGAACTTATTcaatacttgaagtatacttgCCCTGCTCATCTTTATGCTACCTCAATATCGCCACCTGCTGCGGAGCAGATAATTTCTTCCATTAAGGTTGTTAATGGCGAAGATGGCTCCAGTAGAGGTGGAATTCGATCTCCTTTAGTTGCTTGGATAACTGTAATGTGCCACTGCTCTCTATTATACCTGATTGTGACCTTATCAAGCATTGTTTATGATAGGGGCTCAAAAACTAGCCAAGATACGGGAGAATAGCAACTTTTTCAGATCCGAATTACAGAAAATGGGTTTTGAGGTTCTCGGTGATAATGATTCTCCTGTGATGCCCATTATGCTCTATAATCCAGCAAAAATTCCTGCATTTTCACGAGAGTGCCTGAAAAGAAATGTAAGCCTTTTTTACTCTTTTCAGCTTTAGCGTTTCTCTGAACCTTTTATAAGCAGTGGTAACCCTTGTAAAATATCCGAGGACACAATAAATATAATGTATTTTCTTTCTAATAGATAACATTTTCCAGTACAATTTTCTTCCAAATCATCCAAAAGCTGGCAAAACAGTACCTGCATTTCCCTTGAGTTTGTTTAGTTTCACAAGCAAGCTCTTAGATGGTTTATTTCTGGTGTATTTCCTTTCATATGTTGTTCCACCATGTAGGTGGCTGTTGTGACTGTTGCGTTTCCCGCCACACCTTTGCTTCTGGCACGTGCACGCATTTGCATCTCTGCTGCTCATTCAAGGGAAGACCTTGTCAAAGCTTTGGAGGTGAGTCTTTCAGCTCGCAGCGTTTAGTAGTTGACATCATTGCTCTTTCCTTTCTTGTGTTTCCTCGTTCATGTTTCTTTCAACTACCAATGTTTAGTAGTTGATGGGAAACCATGCTGTTCATGTGCTTCATGCCCAAATATTTCGTATCTGCGATTGGATTTATTATTTGACTTGTCTAATTTAGTGGCTATACATCATATGTCGTGGTTCCTAATTCATCCTATCACTTGGTTTTCATACCAGGTAATGAGCGAAGTAGGCGACATGGTAGGTATAAAATACTTCCCCGCTGAGCCAGAGAAACAGCAGCTGGAAGGAGACAGGGTTAAGCTGGAATGATAAGAAATCATTCATTTTCTGTTGGTTTCCGTAGTGTCATTTACTACGTCCAGTTGGCTCAGCGTGTGACCTGTaagttttatttcaattttgtgtACATAAAGGTGCATGGTGATTTTGTTACTACAGATAGGATAAGTGTGCTAAGTTACACTCTTTTGTACTCAGAAACCGACAGCTCTCTTTGTTTAATGTATAGCCTTACTTCTGGAAATTGTTTGATACTTGCTGTCTGAAAATCGATAATTCTTAATGTAGCCATTTTTTATATGTAAACAAGGTCCTGACATTTGTTAACATTTTCTCGCTATCCTTAATCACATAATATTGTGTTAGAATGAAATAAATTTCTCAACACAAACAAGATGAAGCACTGTACTGCATCATAGTGTTCGAATAAAAAGGGCTACCAAACGTAGAATCAAAATTGAGAACAATGCAATGCcgtaattactttttatttaatccgagaaatgaaaaaaaaaatttgtagcCTTATCCCTTTCATACTTTGTTTAGTGATTCGTCTAGGGACTATCCAAGACAGGtagttagttctttcttttttttttgcaaatgtcaatatttttaatttttcttattttattttctcggTACTTAAATTATTCTCCATTAAATAACACTGTCTTAACTTTAGTGCAAACAAATAATATAGATTCCATCCAACACTTCATAAGCAAAGTCATAAATTGAATATCGCAACTAGTGATTCGTCGGATCATGTATTCGACTAACGCCCTGGCTCGTTTTCAGCTGTTGGATTATGATGACAACCATCAACAACAAGCTCTGATATCAAAAATGCCGATACATGTGATTTATATGCATCTACTAGACCATCTGATTAATAGCTGCTTGATTTTCATTGCGTTATTGCAACTCCTACAACTAGTGACCAACTCAACATTTTTACATTGGGGCCAAAATTCTATTTATAATCGTGAGATATTTTTTGGTGTCGGCATTTGTGTCATAGGAAGCAGCTGCATCATGCATCGTATGGATAGCGATAGATAGAGATGAGTATGAGAGAGAATAATTAGATAAATAGTGATATAAATTAGTGATATATACTATTGTTGTCATTAAAAGCAAACTAGGCGTTGAAAGAGCCGACAATGATACCGTCAAAATTTTACAAGATTCTACCTACGGAGTTTAATTTTGCTAAATGCTAAGCATATGTAATCAGAGAAATGCacaataaaattcaattttaaaaataaagaaataaatcaaatattcGTAATAGATTTTATTTAGAATAAATACTCCCTATGTTTCATTAGTGTTGACACATTTTTTtcactcgttttaaaaaaattatactctaataaatagttaaagtagaaagaataaataagagagagaacaaaattagaaatgacatgtttcaatttttagtaattAGTCATGTTGGTTGGGACAAAAGTGGATCATCTTCGAtgaaagtataatattttaaatcaaaatcagcaaataattatatacttatTTCAAACAAAAATTGACACTTTATAATGACTATGgttaacaaaataaaagaaattattgA
This portion of the Salvia splendens isolate huo1 chromosome 10, SspV2, whole genome shotgun sequence genome encodes:
- the LOC121750596 gene encoding long chain base biosynthesis protein 2a-like encodes the protein MITIPYITALTTYFSYGLLFAFGQLRDFFRKIFDWWSKSSLQGYAPICLGLEDFYVRRLYLRIQDCFNRPISSSPDAWFDLVERISNDNNKTLKRTTKVKRCLNLGSYNYLGFAAADEYCTPRAIETLKNFAPSSCSTRVDGGTTTLHVELEKCVANFLGKEAAIVFGMGYATNSAILPVLMGKGRLIISDSLNHNSIVNGARGSGATIRVFQHNTPSHLEKVLREQIAEGQPRTHRPWKKIMVVVEGIYSMEGELCQLPEIVAICKKYKAYVYLDEAHSIGAVGKTGRGVCELLGVDTADVDIMMGTFTKSFGSCGGYIAGSKELIQYLKYTCPAHLYATSISPPAAEQIISSIKVVNGEDGSSRGAQKLAKIRENSNFFRSELQKMGFEVLGDNDSPVMPIMLYNPAKIPAFSRECLKRNVAVVTVAFPATPLLLARARICISAAHSREDLVKALEVMSEVGDMVGIKYFPAEPEKQQLEGDRVKLE